CGTGCGGAGGAGGGCAGAGGTGCAGGGGGTGAGACGCAGCCCCAGGCACTTTGTGGCTTTGAGGTGTgaccatggggtggggggtgggggaggcctggACGCTGGAGAGACTAAGGCTCTGAGTGTGCGTGCGTGCAGACCTCGCCGGAGCCTCGCACGGGGCCGGACGAGACCTGCCACACAccttgctcccctcccctgctgacggGTGCCTGCAATTGCTTTTGGAGTCGGATGCGGGCACCCTCGTGGCCTGCCGCCCTCTCCATCTGCGTCTCTGGACTCCCACTCTTGGTCCCCAAACCCACCGacctctccctccccaggacctttgcacatgctgcccCCTTTTGAGGGGGCACTCTTCacagctcctcctcctccgggtgtttaaaatttttttcttaaggtttatctttgagagagagggagagagaaaggcagagtgtgagcaggggaggggcagagagacagggagacacagaatcggaagcaggttctaggctcccagctgtcagcacagagcccgacgtggggctcgaactcaggagccatgagatcatggcctgagccgaagttggacgcccaacccactgagccacccaggcacccctcagatctCCGTTTAAAGGTCGTCACTTCCTCCCGCCAGCTTCCCTGACCTGCTTTCGGAAGGcttagcggggggggggggggacaaggagagggggcagggcccCCGTCGAGGTCTTTCGGATCCTTCTGGACAACGGCGGCGGAGGGTGCGGGCAGGTGCCCGCACaggagtcacccgggtgccccgggtGCCCGGCACAGGAGTCACCAGCCCTTCCCGTCATGTCTCCAAACAGGTGCAGAAGGTCATGCCCGACGACACTTTCTACTTCTCCATCCTCAGAAACCCCGTCTTCCAGCTGGAGTCCGCCTTCGCCTACTACAGGAAAGACGTGCCCGCCTTCCGGGCGGCGGGCAGCCTGGACGCCTTCCTGGCCTCGCCGCGCACCTACTACCACCGCGGCGCGGGCCTGCGCAACGCCCCCGCCCGGAACGGCATGTGGTTCGACCTGGGCTTCGACAACGACGCGCCGGCCGACGAGGCGTACGTGCGCGCGCGCCTCGCGGACGTGGAGCGGCGCTTCCAGCTGGTGCTCATCGCCGAGCACTTGGACGAGTCCCTGGTGCTGCTGCGCCACCTGCTGCGCTGGCGGCTGGACGACGTGGTGGCCTTCCCGCTCAACTCGCGCAGCCCGCGCAGCGTCGCCGGCCTGTCGCCCGAGGCCCGCGCGCGCGCCCGGCGCTGGTGCGCCCTCGACTGGCGCCTCTACGAGCACTTCAACCGCACCCTGTGGGCCCGCGTGCGCGCCGAGCTGGGCCCGCGGCGCCTGCGCTCCGAGGTGGCCCGGCTGCGGGCGCGGCGGCGGGAGCTCGCGGCGCGGTGCCTGCAGGACGGCGAGGCCAAGAACGGGTCGCAGATCACCGACCGCCGGCTGCGCCCCTACCAGTCGGGCGTGGCCGACATCATGGGCTACAACCTCCGGCGGGACCTGGACAACCAGACGCGGCAGATGTGCCTGAGGATGGTGACGCCCGAGCTCCAGTACATGGCCCACCTGTACGCCCGCCAGTTCCCGGGGAAGCCCCCCAAGAACATCCCCTTCCTGGAGGAATAGAGGGACGGGGTCGGGCCCCCCGCGTGACTGCAGCCCCCTCCTGCCATGGCGGGGAGGCCGTGGCCCCAGTTcatgcgggggcgggggtggggagctccCGCAGCAGCCCCTCTTTAGGGTGAAGACCCCTGTGAAGGCGCCCACCCGGGATCCATCCTCTTGGAGGGGCCTTTTCGGTGAGGGCCCCGATCTCGGACAGTAGGGACACCTGGTCTGAGGGCATGAACCTGTTCAACAGAATACGCTCACATGTTTAATTAGACGTCAGTACACCGTCCCACGAAGGAACACACACGGACACGCGGTCCATCAGAGCGCATGCCAGCACGGCCGGTGGAAGGACCCACTGGACACGTGAACCGTCAGAAGAACTGGAACTCAGAGAACCCAGAGGGGCTTGGGCAGCAGGGCCACGGGTCCCCGAGGGAGCCCACAGTGGCTCCCTGAACTTGCCGGTCACAGAGACACTTGTGCCGCACCCACAGGCGGCACTTGGATAACAGGCCCAGGAAACTGGTATGAGGCAGCGAGTCTGGAATGTTCAGCTTCCCATCTCTTTGGCTGTATGAGGTTTCTGTCCAGCTGAAGAATGGCTTTAGGTTGAGAAATGTTCCAACTGTGTATAAGACGCATGGTTTGGCCGgagcacaaggtggggggggggttagtCCTGCAGCTCCCTGTTGGGACAGCCCCCCGGAGTGTCTGCCGGAGGAGCCCCCGCGGCTGgtggcaccctcccttgtgccggAGACCCCCTCGGATGCAGCGCCAGAGGGGGGCGGcttccaggcacccctgtttgccACGCATGGGGAGGGACGGAGGACCCCCTGCCTAGCAGGACAGGATCCCTGGCTGCCCCGGGGCCCAGTGCTTCGGGTGGGGTGCACACTGGAACCGGATGCCCTGTGTCCTGAGAGAAGCGGGGTGCCTGGGGCAGCCAGGAACCAGAACTGCTCTCACACGCTCAGCCTGGAGGCTCAGCCTGGCCTGTCTGCCGGGTGCCCGGGGTCTTCTTCCCTCCACGCCAGGGTCCTCGGCCCGAAGTCCCCAGTTGCCTGgccgggagtggggggggggggcaacctggggagggggcgtggccgCACTTTTCAGGGGGTCAGCATTTCGCAGAGACACCCAGCCATCAGAACGGGCAGCAACTACCTTGGACATCAGTTTAATGGGAAATTTAAGAATAATGAAACTTCAGTGAGATTAGAGGACATATTGCAGAGATTTTTGAGAGTAAAACAGGATATCAGAAACTGAAAACCTGACTTCCCCAAAACTGCACAGAGACAGTAAAGACCAGAACGGACACTGCAGAGAGCCAGGGGCGGTGGGGACCGTGGAGGGACGTCCTGGGGAACGGAAGGGAGACCAGATGCAGGTTAGGCAGCACGTGGGTAACAGAGTCCCAGAAGGGAGAGTGAGGGATTTATAGGTAAGAAACTATAGCCACACAAAGAAACGAAAATATTACCCCCATTTGAAGACAGACTCAAATTGGGTGCCCTGGGCGTCAGGCAGGCTCCACCAGTTGGCTTGGGCCAGCGTGCCCGTCCAGGGTGAGGACAGACGTGCCTCGTCTTGTCCCCGGTGCCAGGACCACAGGAGGTGGTCTGTTCTCAGCACGCCCATCAAGAACGCAAAGTTATAGTAGGAATTCAATGAGGTTTGCTTTTGCCTTTGaggttggcaggaatgtaaactggttctGTCTCTTTGGAAGGAAATTCGGGAGTATTTATTACAAGGTAAAGTGCATGTGGTCTgtaacaaaaaaacacagaaaaccatCTGCTCGGGAAATCCATTCAAAAGGGATATTTAAAATGCTTGGGTCTGCAGCCAATAAAAGTGgggagcacagagccaggcagaaAATCCCTTTGGGAGGGGGATTTCAACGCCTTTATGATgctggggtcagggtgggggcaggggggcagtgaTGGCCGGCTGTGGGCTGATTTTTCAGGAGAAGCTGGAAATACAGGTTTTCATGTAAAATCTCCATGTTTTGTTAAAAACCTGCTGGTGTCTCACTAAAACATTATGGGGTCGGGGAGGATGGGTGACCAGGTGGagggattaagaggcacaaatGTCCAGTTAGGGAATAAATAGCAATGAGGGTGAGGGGCACAGCACAGAATGCAGTCAGTCCTGTGATAATGTTGTTTGCAGGCGGgagtgagcattttgtaatgcaTATAATTGTGTCCCAACCTGAAGCTAATATAGTGTcatatgtcaactacacttcaataaaaaaaaaaaaaacagaaaaaaaaaacccacaccagaaaataaaacaaaacccatagATCTCTTGTTCTGTTTCTAGAGGAAAGATCATTGTCACACATGAAAAACAGCTGGTTTTCAGATGAATACACGTGAAAGATTATGAATGGCTTACTTAGAAAATCTCTATGAATAAAAGTTTTCCAAACGGTAAATTATTTTCTAAGCACTCCTTggtattgttaaaaaaataaaaacaacccacaaaGTACCCGAATCCCAAATCCTTACGCAGAGGGAAGGAGGCCTGTCCAAGAGTCTCCTCCTTCCAAGGCCCCAGTGGGTATCGAGGTTAGACGGCCCTGCTGAACGTGGGCACTTTGCCCACGTGACTCGGAGGCTCCGTGGGGGGCCCATCAGACTGCATCAGGCCCAGACTTGGGGGACACGGGGAGCAAGATGGTGTGAGTGGAGCCCTGAGAGGTGGGGAGGCTGTGCCGACTCCTTCCCCGTCTTCCCGTTCCTTCCACGGCAGATCTCTGGGCTTCCGCTGGGCGCAGGCTGCCGGCTAGGGACATCCTTGCTGCCCAGTGGCCTGGCCGGCATCGGGGTGGCCTCCTACCcgctccccaggtgcccccccaggGACCTGAACAGTCCCGGCAGGTTCATCATCCCTACGTGGACATCTTATGATGTCATAATTTCCCCAGAGCTCGGTTTCCCTTCCAAGTCCTGTTGTAACACCTGACGTGAGTGAGTTCCCTCCTTGGTGAGTCACACATAGAAACTCCACCAGGTGAGTTAgcacacaaagaaaactttatttgcagcagaGAAGGAGATCACGGGAAATAACTTCCAAAGCCGTGACCCTCGAGCAAGTGTGGCTGGGTTCCTTTCATTTAGGGTTAGGATGGAATATTCAGAAAGGGGAGCCTCGTCATCCCGTGTAGAGGCGGGCATGCGGTCACACACGGGCCTTAAGGAAACCTTCCGCGTACACACACGCTGTGTGTTGTAGAAATGAGGCTTGGGCTCTTCCTTGGATGGAGGATGGAACGTTATAATGAGGTGAGGGTAACTGTCGGCGGCTCCGTGGGTCACTCCGTGGTCCGTCTGCGCAGGCGTGAGCCGGGGGTTGAGCTCACactggtctgggtggtctgggcgGTCTGGGCCCCCAGAGCTCTTCGCCCAGACTGTCGTTACTGCTTGGGGGAAGTTTGAGTTTCCTCCACGGGATGCTTTACCTGTTGGGTCTTGTGCCTGAATGAGGAgatgagggggaaggaagagctTCGGGAAGAATGGGGGATGAAGGTCGGGGGGACAAGTGGGTGGCAGTAGAGCTCAGGTCTCGGGCTCCTGCAGGTGACACCatgcagagggaggggcaggggatggAGTGTCCGAGGAGCCCTCAGAGGGTCTCCTGAGCAGGACGGCCCCAAGGCCTTTCCACGGACGGCGGCTGGGGTGCTGAGGGCTCCCCTGGAGCCCCGGCCCGGGCAGCGGCCCCCCGGGAAGTGGGCCCTCGTGGAAGGGGCCAGTGTGGCAAGGTGGCTGGGctaggaagggggtggggtgctggcCCGCCGGGCCCTGAGCTGGCTCCCCAGCATGGACGCGGGGCTGGGGTCCGGTGAGAGCCAGAGGGCCCGGCACCCCCGGGGCGGTGTGGGGGTCACGGCGTGTGGCCGGGTGTCTGAGCGCTCACTCGGCTTCGCACGGCAGGTGTCTCTGGCGAGGCTTGCGGGCAGCGGATATCAGGGTCCAGCTCAGAGGTCCACCGTGCCCTTTGCTGGAGGGTGAGCCCCTACACTCCAGGGTGGAGAGAGCTGAGCAGCAGAGAGGAATGCCGTGTGGCCCTGTCGCGACGCTGGGCCCCTCCCCGGGGTGCCCTTCTGCACCTCCACCCGCTCTCCCGGCTGCACAGGCTTTAGTCGCACAGCTGGCGGgagggtcctgggtcctgggtcctgacGCGGCCCTGGGATCCCGCCAGCTCCCGGCCCCCGCCCACACAGCGGGCCGGTCTCTGTCTCTGCGCTGCTCAGGGGCTCGGAGAAGCAGGCGCTCCTGTTGCTGCCCCACAGCCAGCTCTTCAGCCTCCGTGTGGTGCCCGGTGAGTCCCCTCCCCGCTCACCCACACCCCAGCCCCGAGGGCCAGAGACGGCGCTCCGTTCCCCCCCGGCGGCCCTTCTCTGGGCAGAGGGCAGTGGGTGCCTGGACTGAGGGCCGTCCAGCCAGAGGTTCTGCatggacgcccccccccccccccccgtgggatGAGGTCCTGGCCCAAGTGACAGGTGTGCCGAAGGGCCCCAGGGGTAGATTTAGAGGTTGGGTGATGCAGACAGGGTGCAGGGGCTCAACGCCAGGGGCACCGTCCCAGCCTGCAGGATCCGACGGGCGTGTAGGCCACACTCCACCAGGCACAGGGTTTGTAATTGAGTCCTTGCCCCTGACAGGGCACAGGACAGGCAGGTTAGACCGGATTCCCATCCGGCAGGGCAGTGACGGAGCTAAGAGGGCCCCTCTGTCCGCTTGTCCGCAAAGCCCATCCCTCCTCATGCTGTCTTCGTGTGCGTGCATTTAAGTGCCCTGCAGCAGGCCGGGATCCTGGTCCAAGGGACAGGAGACGTGCTGGTCCGGAGGGCTGTCCTGAGTGCTCCAGGGAGCCCAGACAGGGTGTCGGGACACAGCCGTCCTATCCTGGTCAAGCAGACCCCTGCTACCTGCTCATCTGGGAGCCCCCGGGGCCCTGCTCTTCCTCTTCACTTGAGGGAGTCTCCCTGGGACTTTGGGGCTCTGCCGAAACCCGCGGCTTGTCCTAGACAAGGACGGCGCCGAAGGCCCGgcggccctgccctgctctgtgcaGCCAGCAGCGCGAGCCGCTGGTCTGGAGAACCTCCGTTTCTCCTGCTCTGTccgcagggtgggggtggggtgggcccgGAGCCTCTGCCTTCCCCGACACCAGCCCAGGTGGTCTCAGGGCCTGTGGAGTGAGCCAAGTGGAGAGAATGTCCCCTTGTGTCCATTCAGCCTTTGGGGACACGTGGCATGTGCACCTGCTTCCTGCTTGGGGACAACTGCCCCTTGGATGCAAACTGGGGGCAGGCCAGGGGCTGCCAGCACACAGGAAGCTGCTCTCAGAGCCCCAGAggctgtggtgggggtggggcgggcagtGGGGTGGGCCTGCGTGCCGCCCACGAGAGCCTTTCGGGAGCAGGTGGCCCTGGGCTGAGGTGGACTGAGGCGGACACGTCTGTCTGTTTGGGGGACCTCAGGAGAGGAGGCCGAGCCAGCGGCAAGGCCTCCCGTGTGTCCCGGCGAGGCCGCTCCTGCGGCGGGTGCTCGTTCCCGTGACCGGTCACCCCTCTGCATCCTGTCTCCTCAGACACGCACTGGCCGTGCCTGTGTGTGGGGGGCTTGATCTGCCGAGAGGGGTACTCTGAGCGTGACGTGGGGTGTTTCGCTCTCTCCCGCCTCCCTGCCTCGCCCTCCTCTCAGTGCCCTCAGGTGCCAGTTACCTCCCGGTGCCTGGCGGTGGGCCTCCGGCTGCTCCAAGTTCGGCGTGTGGCACCCCTGCCCCTGTTGCCTGCGGCCCCCTGGGCCTCTCTGCTCACTCACTCCCGTCCCTGCGGTggaggggggagtgggagagggggggCTGGGCCAGCCCTCATTTGCCTTGTGCAAATCAGAGAAAGAGGCCTCCACGTGCACCCCAAATGTGAGCCTCCCTTGGGAGCACACTCCTAGGAGGGGGGCTGCCTCCAGAAAGTCTGCCCTAGGCCACTCTCTGTCACCTGCTTGTGGGCCAGGGGGGCCGGGTGCCCAGCCAAGGTTTTGGGGGTTGGGGCTGTGAGGGGCATGGGGCCcaagggcaggggcaggtggggccGGGGTTGTGGAAGAGAGGCCTGGACTGCAGTGGGGAGGGTCTCCTGTCTCCTTGCTGAATCTCCCCCCCTCCTGCCGGGGCCCCCCTGGTGCCTGGAATgttgcttcccctccccctcccccaccctcttaGCCTTCCACTCTGGGAAGCCCCCAAGCACACCACCCTCTCCCCAACCTGGCTTCAGCTTGTGGGGTccagctggcgggggggggggcccagacACTGGGAGTGGGTACCTTCCTCCCATCACTGTGGGGTCCAGCTGTGGGGGGCCTGGACACTGGGGTGTGTACCTGCCTCCCTTGAGGCACACGTGGGAGTCATTTGGGGCATCTTGTGGGGGGTGTCTCTGCTGGACCTCCTCATGACCCCAGCTTTGCTCAGGAGCCCGAGGGACTGGTCCCCGGCACCCATAGGTGGCCTGCTAGGGACCTGGAATTCAGGCCCCTTCTCTGCAGGAGCCCCACTGGTGCCCCCTCTTGGTTTCAGCAGGCCACCCCCCGTCTCCTGGCCACTCCCAAGAGCCCCCTGACCCCCAGGTCTGAGCAGGGTGGTGGCGGCAGCTGGGGCACCTTCCCCGAGAAGCCTGCGGCCGTGGGTGTGGGACGCAAGCTCCTTCTGTCTCTGAGGCTCCTTCCTGCGTGGTGAGTGTGCGCACCGGTGTCCGCACCTGTGCCGCCTGCCCGGCTCTCCCTGTCTCATTTTCGGGGTCTAGTGCGTCTgtaccctctgtccctctgtgctTGTGTGGCTCCCGTGCTCGTGGGGCCCCTACTGGGGGAAACTGAACCCCTGCGCGTCCCACACGTTGGGCCCGGATTGTCCACTTGGCCAGCCTCCTGCCTGGGCACGGGGCGGGCAGTCGGGGCACTCCGGCCGGGGCCCCCGCTTCCGACACCGAGCAGGCAGCTCCCGCTCGGGGGGACCCGGTTGAGAGGAGGAAGGGCCGACTGCAGACGTTTGGGGGTGCAGTggcaaggagggaggggtgggcagggacgGCCGTGGACGTGGGGTGAGGAGCCCGGGACAGGGCGGTCTCCGaggaggaggggcacagggaggcgCGCGGGTGGGTGGGGGCGTCCCCACCcgcagagccccctcccccatccaggCGCACAGGAGGGGAGCGCGCCAGGCCCGCCCGCTGACCCcgggggcccggggtggggggcgggggtgtccCCGCAGAGCATGGGGGCCCCGCGCGTCCCCGAGCGGACAGTGCTCTTCCAGCGCGAGAGGAGCGGCCTGACGTACCGCGTGCCCGCGCTGCTGCCCGTGCCCCCCGCGCCCACCCTGCTGGCCTTCGCGGAGCAGCGGCTCAGCCCCGACGACGCGCACGCGCACCGGCTGGTGCAGAGACGGGGCACGCTGGCGGGGGGCTCCGTGCGGGTGAGTGGCCGGGCGCGCCCCGCGGGCAGGGCTGGGCCGGGCCGCCGCCGCGCGCGGGTAAACTGAGGTCGCCTCGCCCCCGGCAGTGGGGCGCCGCGCGCGTGCTGGGGACGGCCGCCCTGGAGGAGCACCGGTCCATGAACCCCTGCCCCGTGCACGACGCGCGCACGGCCACcgtcttcctcttcttcatcgCCGTGCGGGGCCGCACCCCCGAGGCCGCGCAGATCGCCGCGGGCAGGAACGCCGCGCGCCTCTGCTGCGTGACCAGCCGGGACGCGGGGCGCAGCTGGGGCGCCGCCCGGGACCTCACGGAGGAGGCGGTGGGGGGCGCCGAGCAGGGTAGGCGGGGCGGGGTTCGCTCAGGGTGGGGTCCGCTCGGCTGGGTCTGCGCTGGGAGGGGGCCTGCAGAGCTGCGGGGTCTCACcaagtgaggggagggggctctgcactgcgggggcgggggaagggtCCGTCTGCAGGTCACGTGGCTGCCTACTCCCCCACACCGTTTCTTGGGActgaccccccaccccgcccctccgaACCCCTCAGTCCCGTGAATGGGTGTTGGTCACCCCCACCTCCTGGCGGCAGGAACAGGCTCATCTAACCAAGCCCCTCTCGCTCTGAGCGCTGAGGCCCCTCCTTCTTAGCACCCGGACCCCGGGGGGGTGTccagcccagggccaggcaggtGGCCTGACCCTAAAGCTTTTCCTCCActcctgctgccccctccccgaGGGCCATACCACCCACTGCCCCCCGAGGCGACCCCAACCTTGGTGTGGCGACACTGGCCCAGGGGCCACGCTGATCCTTGCAGGTGGGAGCTGAGCTGAGGGGATGTGGCTTTGGGACCTGGCCAGGACACACGGAGCTGCTCCGAAGAGCTCTCTGTTCCTGTGGACCCTACCCCATGCGACCCAGGCCCAGGGCCTGACCCCACCCTGAAGGTCCTTGTACCCCTTCTGCCCTTGGCTGCCCCTCTGTCTGGGCAGGACTCGCGCTGAGCACTGCAGTGGCTGCCCCCCCAGGCCCAGGGACTAGCTACCTGCTGCCGCCGGGAGAGCCTGGCGGAGCCACCTGCCCGGGCTCCCTGCTCCCGCTAGTGGCGAAGAGAGGCTTGTCCAGCCCTGGGGGATTCGGAGTGGGCGGCaggagtgtgggtgggggtgcAGTCCCCCATTTCCTCATGAGCTGTCCCCACATCTGAGGCACTGGCTCCAGATCGTCCCTGACCCCCAGGGCGGTGGCGTCTGGCTTCGGCCAAGGCTGCCTCCCAGCTCGGATGATCAGCAGTCCCTCTTCTGCAGACTGGGCCACATTTGCCGTGGGCCCGGGCCATGGCATCCAGCTGCGCTCAGGCCGCCTGCTGGTGCCTGCCTACACGTACCACGTAGACCGGCGGGAGTGCTTTGGCAAGATCTGCAGGACCAGCCCGCATGCCTTCACCTTCTACAGTGACGACCACGGTCGCACCTGGCGCCACGGAGGCCTGGTGCCCAACCTTCGCTCGGGCGAGTGCCAGCTGGCCGCGGTGGACAGCGGGCAGGCCGGCCACATCCTGTACTGCAACGCCCGGAGCCCCCTGGGGAGCCGCGTGCAGGCGCTCAGTGCGGACGAGGGCACCTCCTTCCTGCCCGGGGAGCTGGTGCCCGCCCTGGCCGAGACCGCCCGGGGCTGCCAGGGCAGCGTCCTTGGCTTCCCTGCCCCACTCTTTAGCAGGCCGAGGAATGGTAGATGGCCAGTGGGTGCCGGGAGCCACTCCTACTCTCCACACCTCTGTCTTGGAGTCCAGGAACCCTCAGAGGAGGGTACTGGAGACACCCAAGGGGCCCAGGGGCCCAGCGGGATGGAGGGATGTAGGGACAGCCCCGAAGAgcctggcctggggcctgggctcAGTGGGATCATGGCGGCCTGGACCTCGA
This Lynx canadensis isolate LIC74 chromosome C1, mLynCan4.pri.v2, whole genome shotgun sequence DNA region includes the following protein-coding sequences:
- the GAL3ST2 gene encoding LOW QUALITY PROTEIN: galactose-3-O-sulfotransferase 2 (The sequence of the model RefSeq protein was modified relative to this genomic sequence to represent the inferred CDS: substituted 1 base at 1 genomic stop codon); this encodes MWSPPXGGSMKCFQAILLLALIVFLLAGFLHRDIRLFEPLLWGQAEGPPVINVMFLKTHKTASSTVLNILFRFAETHNLSVALPAGSRFHLGYPWLFLARYVEGLESPGPQRHFNIMCNHLRFNLPEVQKVMPDDTFYFSILRNPVFQLESAFAYYRKDVPAFRAAGSLDAFLASPRTYYHRGAGLRNAPARNGMWFDLGFDNDAPADEAYVRARLADVERRFQLVLIAEHLDESLVLLRHLLRWRLDDVVAFPLNSRSPRSVAGLSPEARARARRWCALDWRLYEHFNRTLWARVRAELGPRRLRSEVARLRARRRELAARCLQDGEAKNGSQITDRRLRPYQSGVADIMGYNLRRDLDNQTRQMCLRMVTPELQYMAHLYARQFPGKPPKNIPFLEE
- the NEU4 gene encoding sialidase-4 — its product is MGAPRVPERTVLFQRERSGLTYRVPALLPVPPAPTLLAFAEQRLSPDDAHAHRLVQRRGTLAGGSVRWGAARVLGTAALEEHRSMNPCPVHDARTATVFLFFIAVRGRTPEAAQIAAGRNAARLCCVTSRDAGRSWGAARDLTEEAVGGAEQDWATFAVGPGHGIQLRSGRLLVPAYTYHVDRRECFGKICRTSPHAFTFYSDDHGRTWRHGGLVPNLRSGECQLAAVDSGQAGHILYCNARSPLGSRVQALSADEGTSFLPGELVPALAETARGCQGSVLGFPAPLFSRPRNGRWPVGAGSHSYSPHLCLGVQEPSEEGTGDTQGAQGPSGMEGCRDSPEEPGLGPGLSGIMAAWTSKVPGPPATLSQSPTWLLYSHPVGRRARLHMGIYLSRSPLDPHSWTEPWVIYEGPSGYSDLASVGPTVKGALTFACLFESGARVSYEEISFCMFSLGEVLQNLPPGPKPPGLGDKRLERCRPS